A single genomic interval of Chitinophaga sp. 180180018-3 harbors:
- a CDS encoding response regulator transcription factor — protein sequence MLIDCIVIEDEPLAMDKAIDFIHRVPYLNLKQTFHRSMEALLYLKENPVTLVFVDIEMEELNGLQLIASLKNVPCVIITTAYEQYALKGYELNVTDYLLKPFDFPRFLKAVEKVHEQVQNRRAEVRDFFFVQSEYRSIKVFYSDVIYIEGMRDYRCIYTEKEKILTLQTFNELESLVNREKLCRIHKSFMVAIDKVAFIERGQVKIRDKMLPVSETYKRDFYALLGFKDVR from the coding sequence ATGCTGATTGATTGCATAGTTATTGAAGATGAGCCACTGGCAATGGATAAAGCAATTGATTTTATCCACAGGGTACCGTATTTGAATCTGAAGCAAACATTTCACCGTAGCATGGAAGCTTTGCTATACCTGAAAGAAAACCCGGTTACACTGGTGTTTGTGGATATAGAAATGGAAGAATTGAATGGATTACAACTCATAGCCTCGCTAAAAAATGTGCCATGTGTAATTATCACTACCGCCTATGAACAATATGCTTTAAAAGGATATGAACTGAATGTGACCGATTATTTGTTGAAGCCGTTCGATTTCCCGCGTTTCCTGAAAGCAGTGGAGAAGGTACATGAGCAGGTGCAGAACAGGCGTGCGGAAGTAAGGGATTTTTTCTTTGTGCAGTCGGAATACCGCAGTATTAAAGTTTTTTACAGCGATGTAATTTACATTGAAGGAATGAGGGATTATCGCTGTATTTATACCGAGAAAGAGAAAATACTCACACTGCAGACTTTCAACGAGCTCGAATCGCTGGTAAACCGCGAAAAGTTGTGCAGGATACATAAATCATTTATGGTGGCGATAGACAAAGTAGCGTTTATTGAACGTGGGCAGGTGAAGATCCGGGATAAGATGCTGCCTGTCAGCGAAACCTACAAACGCGACTTTTATGCACTGCTGGGGTTTAAAGATGTAAGGTAG
- a CDS encoding AraC family transcriptional regulator, which translates to MELNPTRIKTITEFHKLRGLPAPEHPLISVVDYSDIKRPPIAGEANWVLDFYHISIKRGLNAKLRYGQQEYDFDEGIMFFISPNQVFRIEVEPNVVIKKSGWMLLIHPDFLWNTSLAKHIRQYDFFGYAANEALFLSKKEEIIINGIIANIRQEYLGNPDRFSQNILISHIETLLNYSERFYERQFMTRKITNHQILDRLEALLHTCFSNGDLITKGLPTVQSIASELNISSNYLSRLLKTLTGQSTRQFIHEKLIEKAKEMLSTTALSVSEIAYELGFDHPPSFTKLFKRKTSLSPSAFRQAFN; encoded by the coding sequence ATGGAACTGAATCCGACACGAATAAAAACAATTACCGAGTTTCATAAACTAAGGGGCTTACCAGCTCCCGAACATCCGCTCATCAGCGTAGTGGACTATAGCGATATTAAACGCCCTCCCATTGCCGGTGAAGCAAACTGGGTGCTGGACTTCTACCATATTTCCATCAAAAGAGGATTGAATGCCAAACTAAGATATGGCCAACAGGAGTATGATTTCGATGAAGGCATTATGTTTTTTATTTCACCTAACCAGGTATTCAGGATTGAAGTTGAACCAAATGTGGTTATAAAGAAATCAGGCTGGATGCTGCTGATTCATCCTGATTTCCTGTGGAATACATCGCTGGCCAAACACATCAGGCAATATGATTTCTTTGGCTATGCTGCTAATGAAGCCCTGTTTCTTTCAAAAAAGGAGGAGATTATCATTAATGGAATCATAGCGAACATCAGGCAGGAATATCTTGGCAACCCCGACCGGTTTAGCCAGAATATCCTTATCTCGCACATTGAAACATTGCTCAACTATTCGGAACGGTTTTATGAACGGCAGTTTATGACCCGTAAAATTACCAATCACCAAATCCTCGATCGTCTGGAAGCATTACTACATACCTGTTTCAGCAATGGTGATTTAATCACCAAAGGGTTGCCTACGGTTCAATCTATCGCCAGTGAATTAAATATTTCCTCCAATTATCTAAGCCGGCTACTAAAAACGCTTACAGGCCAAAGTACCCGGCAGTTCATCCATGAAAAGCTCATTGAAAAAGCAAAAGAAATGCTGTCCACAACAGCTTTATCCGTTAGTGAAATAGCCTACGAATTGGGGTTTGACCATCCTCCATCATTTACTAAATTATTCAAGCGCAAAACCAGTCTTTCCCCGTCAGCATTCCGGCAAGCGTTCAATTAA
- a CDS encoding DoxX family protein codes for MNNLTLWIFQILLAIWFGYGAYRKLSTPVEKMINNKALPFGGNPVPIIILGFLEALGAIGILVPQALSICPSLTAVTAMCFCLVMFGATIFHIKRKTYKPLPVILSALVLSFVVACYRF; via the coding sequence ATGAATAACCTGACACTTTGGATTTTTCAAATTCTTCTGGCAATTTGGTTCGGGTATGGCGCTTACAGGAAACTATCCACCCCGGTAGAAAAAATGATCAACAATAAGGCGCTCCCTTTCGGCGGGAATCCGGTACCAATTATCATTCTTGGTTTCCTGGAGGCGCTTGGAGCCATAGGTATCCTTGTACCTCAGGCACTCAGCATTTGCCCGTCTCTTACTGCTGTTACCGCTATGTGTTTCTGCCTGGTCATGTTTGGCGCAACCATTTTTCACATTAAAAGGAAAACATATAAGCCACTCCCGGTAATTTTATCTGCATTGGTACTTTCGTTCGTTGTTGCCTGTTACCGGTTCTGA
- a CDS encoding sensor histidine kinase, protein MKKYIVLLHILFWISVPFILTFISWIYQFTAFVPVKGIISRSYLTVFYQTALINFVLVLVGCATFYLTLSIAISAAGSIFLKKTNIIKLLLILVLPGMLILLLSSVSFAVYWSFGYFLLSAYLAVVPFAWMGILSAVVQTLITTKDELLLLEKVNTAAQLDLVKSRTDPHFLFNTINNIDSLLIKDPEKASQYLNRLSGLLRFMLYESAAGEIPLASEINYITEYINLEKIRSVNPEFVKFSVHGNVNGHLVAPMVFIPILENAFKHVSSRTTAAAIVAELDIQDREIVFKCMNMYDSNKRSTLMNNGLGWGLIRQRLELLYGNRYRMEVNKHEMYYEVVLTLFKC, encoded by the coding sequence ATGAAGAAATATATAGTACTGCTGCATATTCTTTTCTGGATATCAGTACCATTTATATTGACATTTATTAGCTGGATATACCAGTTTACGGCATTCGTTCCTGTAAAGGGGATCATAAGCCGCAGTTATCTCACCGTATTTTACCAGACCGCCCTGATTAATTTTGTATTGGTGCTGGTGGGATGCGCTACTTTTTATCTTACTTTATCTATTGCCATTTCTGCTGCCGGTAGTATTTTTTTAAAGAAGACAAACATCATCAAACTACTGCTGATATTGGTGCTGCCAGGCATGTTAATCTTGTTACTCAGCAGTGTTTCATTTGCCGTTTACTGGTCATTCGGATACTTCCTGCTCAGCGCCTATCTGGCAGTTGTGCCTTTTGCATGGATGGGTATATTATCGGCTGTGGTACAGACGTTAATCACTACAAAAGATGAATTGCTGTTGCTGGAAAAGGTTAACACAGCAGCACAGCTGGATCTTGTGAAATCAAGAACAGATCCGCATTTTCTCTTCAATACCATCAATAATATAGATTCGCTGCTGATAAAGGATCCGGAAAAAGCATCGCAATACCTTAACAGACTTTCCGGCTTATTGCGATTTATGTTGTATGAATCGGCTGCCGGAGAAATCCCGCTCGCGTCGGAAATCAATTACATAACCGAATATATTAATTTGGAGAAGATCCGGTCTGTTAATCCGGAATTTGTTAAATTCAGTGTACATGGTAATGTCAATGGCCATCTGGTGGCGCCGATGGTATTTATTCCGATCCTGGAGAATGCGTTCAAGCATGTTAGCAGCAGAACTACTGCGGCGGCAATAGTGGCAGAGCTGGATATACAGGATCGCGAAATAGTTTTCAAATGCATGAATATGTACGACAGCAATAAAAGAAGTACCCTGATGAATAACGGCCTCGGCTGGGGGCTCATCAGGCAGCGACTGGAGCTGCTCTACGGAAATCGCTACCGGATGGAAGTGAATAAACACGAAATGTATTACGAAGTGGTGTTAACGTTATTTAAATGCTGA